From Scomber scombrus chromosome 21, fScoSco1.1, whole genome shotgun sequence, one genomic window encodes:
- the LOC134003173 gene encoding rac GTPase-activating protein 1-like, translated as MSSMEEAELDDPGESSPISLAEVSEVIKQLCSLGEGLQPKSDLVSVGVGLHQGCPWSLILFVIFMDRVSRFSRGEERVQFWFNSSSVRLCVIDESSFLSHSDISYDRTDDDVDVDTSVIKPLRSRARERRRSSMGVTVAAVVGRRGRSGNMFTEPLERRTVEKEVETIVEASVSTPDARAKIHMVVGITQGSPDNPTLCITQECAVSDCDEGGGVGDDTSVWCPCDEPEPEPEPEPEARLEESIIIRAEKTPKHVFVSKTVIWTETCSPCGKRIRFGKIAMKCRKCRVIAHPECKQKCVTVCSAATPGTTAQTNSLESFAPLKHPRVPQLIIECVTEIERRGLQERGLYRVPGGERLVKDLKDRFLQGKTPLMLSRVQDVHVLCGLLKDFLRTLKEPLVTFKLHRTFMEAGEMSDADSSTAAMFQAVAELPKTNKDTLAFLMLHFHKVMRSPRCQMDQNNLSRVFGPTLVGHGTSAPPPATILRDTLTQAKVVCRLLAFPEESWRRILDIRTNQTPSSSSSSSSTTKTSSQVEGNVRLFQPLTSPELNSYYTAAGRRSVRGPIRNQGAASGGNT; from the exons ATGTCCTCTATGGAGGAGGCAGAGCTGGATGATCCGGGGGAATCTTCACCTATATCCCTGGCAGAGGTCTCTGAGGTAATTAAACAGCTTTGTTCACTTGGAGAGGGTCTACAACC TAAGTCAGACCTGGTCTCAGTGGGTGTTGGGCTCCATCAGGGCTGTCCCTGGTCTCTGATCCTGTTTGTGATCTTCATGGACAGAGTCTCAAGGTTCAGCcggggggaggagagagtcCAGTTTTGG TTTAACTCTTCTTCTGTCAGGTTGTGTGTCATCGACGAGTCTTCGTTCCTGTCGCACTCGGACATCAGCTACGATCGCACAGATGACGACGTG GACGTGGACACATCTGTGATTAAACCGCTGAGGTCTCGGGCCAGAGAGAGAAGG AGATCGTCGATGGGTGTGACTGTCGCCGCTGTGGTTGGGAGGCGAGGGAGAAGCGGGAACATGTTTACAGAGCCGCTGGAGAGGAGAACGGTGGAGAAG GAGGTGGAGACGATCGTGGAGGCGTCGGTGTCGACTCCGGACGCTCGAGCGAAGATTCACATGGTTGTGGGAATCACACAGGGGAGCCCCGACAACCCGACCCTCTGCATCACCCAGGAGTGTGCTGTTTCAGACtgtgatgaaggaggaggagtaggag ACGACACATCGGTGTGGTGTCCGTGTGATGAGcctgaaccagaaccagaacctgAACCTGAAGCGAGGCTGGAGGAGAGCATCATCATCAGAGCCGAGAAAACTcccaaacatgtttttgtttctaaaaCG GTGATCTGGACCGAGACGTGCTCGCCCTGCGGCAAGAGGATCCGCTTTGGGAAGATCGCCATGAAGTGCAGGAAGTGCCGAGTGATCGCTCATCCAGAGTGTAAACAGAAGTGTGTCACCGTCTGCTCGGCCGCCACACCAGGAACTACGGCTCAGACG aACTCGCTGGAAAGTTTCGCTCCGTTGAAGCATCCCAGAGTTCCTCAGCTGATCATCGAGTGTGTGACTGAGATCGAGAGGAGAGGACTGCAGGAG cgggGTTTGTACAGAGTTCCTGGAGGTGAGCGGCTCGTGAAGGATCTCAAGGATCGCTTCCTTCAGGGGAAAACTCCGCTCATGCTCAGTAGAGTTCAGGACGTCCACGTGCTCTGCGGACTCCTCAAAGACTTTCTGAGGACGCTGAAGGAGCCGCTGGTCACCTTCAAACTGCACCGCACCTTCATGGAGGCAGGAG AGATGTCCGATGCAGACAGCAGCACTGCAGCCATGTTTCAGGCTGTAGCAGAGCTGCCGAAAACCAACAAAGACACGCTGGCTTTCCTCATGCTGCACTTTCACAA GGTCATGAGGAGTCCTCGGTGTCAGATGGACCAGAACAATCTGTCCCGGGTGTTTGGACCGACTCTGGTGGGACACGGGACGTCTGCGCCGCCTCCGGCAACCATCCTGAGAGACACACTCACTCAGGCGAAG GTTGTTTGCCGATTGTTGGCTTTCCCTGAAGAGTCGTGgagacgcatcctcgacatccgCACCAACCAGACcccatcttcatcttcatcatcatcctccacCACCAAGACCAGCAGCCAGGTCGAAGGGAACG ttCGGCTCTTCCAGCCGCTGACGTCTCCGGAGTTGAACAGCTACTACACGGCTGCCGGCAGACGATCAGTGAGAGGACCGATCAGGAACCAGGGAGCCGCTTCAGGAGGCAACACGTAA